One genomic segment of Penaeus chinensis breed Huanghai No. 1 chromosome 24, ASM1920278v2, whole genome shotgun sequence includes these proteins:
- the LOC125037863 gene encoding ionotropic receptor 21a-like, which translates to MTHKPKPFSLTCTTFTPPAAQNLVSLAGAAALDLLQEQEGGERDPRGALILLCDGGSSSSASASSPASFARVSQEIMGSRMVEGLVVLELKFDSKDNVTDSLFYKTIRKARQVRQRSWVVQVLVVSDDPAFLDAFARWSLRGRLLVWQTRLVVVTRLPKHDLQALLAKHWTLAMMNALVLNLADEAADGDQARGSLYVHLPYSAHGEKMVRLGQWTRKEGITLLAGASLFPQKYWDFHGAPVNVTALPFAPYWSVEEGEGAAGGAPPFSSYSGTDFLMLRTIAEALNFSVNVLPTADWGEVTQRVEERVSFMAPIIYAVLPGRLEHYDYTYAYEYASPAFCMTKPVLKPQWQSLYYPLSDLVWLSALAVLLIMPPTFSMLGRLDGRGMGGNTGVAFAVMGTLLGQNLNQLHSHSNAARLLLGAWLIFAFILGTAYRGNLTAALTLPNYPPRPETLQELVQAVKRWFGQSLLWLSLYC; encoded by the exons ATGACCCACAAGCCAAAACCCTTTTCACTCACCTGCACTACCTTCAcac CCCCGGCAGCGCAGAACCTAGTATCCCTCGCTGGGGCTGCTGCGCTCGATCTCCTGCAGGAGCAAGAGGGTGGAGAACGGGACCCGCGGGGCGCCCTCATCCTCCTCTGCGAcggcggctcctcctcctccgcctccgcctcctccccggcCTCCTTCGCGAGGGTCTCCCAG GAGATAATGGGATCACGGATGGTCGAAGGACTGGTGGTTCTGGAGCTAAAATTCGACTCTAAGGACAACGTCACTGACTCGCTCTTCTACAAGACTATTAGGAAGGCCAGGCAG GTCCGCCAGAGGTCGTGGGTCGTGCAGGTGCTGGTGGTGAGCGACGACCCCGCCTTCCTGGACGCCTTCGCTCGCTGGTCGCTGCGAGGACGACTCCTGGTGTGGCAGACGAGGCTGGTGGTCGTCACGCGCCTCCCCAAGCACGACCTGCAAGCGCTCCTGGCCAAGCACTGGACGCTTGCCATGATGAACGCGCTCGTGCTGAACCTTGCGGATGAGGCTGCGGACGGCGACCAAGCGAG AGGCAGTTTGTACGTGCATCTGCCATATAGCGCTCACGGTGAGAAGATGGTGAGGCTGGGACAGTGGACGAGGAAGGAGGGCATCACACTACTGGCTGGCGCGTCACTCTTTCCGCAGAAGTATTGGGA CTTCCACGGCGCCCCCGTCAACGTGACCGCCCTGCCCTTCGCCCCCTACTGGAGcgtcgaggagggggagggggcggccgGGGGCGCACCCCCCTTCAGCAGCTACTCGGGCACGGACTTCCTCATGCTGCGCACGATCGCCGAGGCCCTCAACTTCTCCGTCAACGTGCTGCCGACCGCCGACTGGGGGGAG GTGACGCAGCGCGTGGAGGAGCGCGTCTCCTTCATGGCGCCCATCATCTACGCGGTGCTCCCGGGGCGCCTCGAGCACTACGACTACACCTACGCCTACGAGTACGCCTCCCCGGCCTTCTGCATGACCAAGCCGGTGCTGAAGCCTCAGTGGCAGAGCCTCTACTACCCTCTCAGCGACCTGGTCTGGCTCTCCGCCCTGGCTGTGCTTCTCATTATGCCTCCGACGTTCTCGATG CTGGGCCGCTTGGATGGGCGTGGAATGGGCGGGAACACGGGCGTCGCTTTTGCTGTCATGGGAACCCTTTTGGGCCAGAACCTGAACCAGCTGCACTCCCACAGCAACGCCGCCCGCCTGTTGCTTGGGGCGTGGCTGATTTTCGCTTTCATCTTGGGCACCGCCTACCGGGGCAACCTCACCGCCGCCCTCACGCTGCCCAATTACCCCCCTCGCCCCGAGACGCTCCAGGAACTTGTGCAGGCCGTGAAGAGGTGGTTCGGCCAAAGCctgctctggctctctctttattgttag
- the LOC125037757 gene encoding uncharacterized protein LOC125037757, with translation MPSYGAQFRDFYKQSDSEVFRALARIMEIVPSAQEGLQQASENRQAHIQARRFLELVVAEEFTRADGSTRLYFGRESVFPGLSAWPIPHDAPYKARLDRCIMAVKEAGLYEKWSRDLMEKARKEGRERQQRILQERRKQNGQADGKQDAEKAPEPSGNSPKALTIVHLQGPLMLAALGLGAASVTFLGEMAAARWLGSRDS, from the exons ATGCCTTCCTACGGCGCTCAGTTCCGCGACTTCTACAAGCAATCTGACTCGGAGGTGTTCCGTGCTCTCGCTCGCATTATGGAGATTGTTCCTTCGGCTCAGGAAGGTCTCCAACAGGCCAGCGAAAACAG ACAAGCGCACATCCAAGCCCGAAGGTTCCTAGAGCTCGTGGTGGCGGAGGAGTTCACGCGGGCGGACGGGTCGACGCGGCTGTACTTCGGGCGGGAGAGCGTGTTCCCCGGCCTCTCCGCCTGGCCCATCCCGCACGACGCCCCCTACAAGGCCCGCCTCGACCGCTGCATCATGGCCGtcaaggag GCCGGCCTGTACGAGAAGTGGAGTCGGGACCTGATGGAGAAAGCCAGGAAGGAAGGTCGGGAGAGACAGCAGAGGATCCTGCAGGAGAGGCGCAAGCAGAATGGACAAGCCGACGGCAAGCAGGACGCCGAGAAGGCACCGGAGCCGAGCGGAAACTCCCCCAAGGCGCTGACGATCGTCCACCTTCAGGGGCCGCTGATGCTGGCGGCCTTGGGTCTCGGCGCCGCCAGCGTCACCTTCCTGGGCGAGATGGCGGCCGCCAGATGGCTCGGGTCACGTGACTCCTGA